One genomic region from Sphingobacterium multivorum encodes:
- a CDS encoding hybrid sensor histidine kinase/response regulator, whose translation MILIVDDNPDNIYSLQKLLESKNFKVDTAQSGEEALKKILKNNYALIILDVQMPDMDGFEVAENIAGFSKTKETPIIFLSAVNTDKRFITKGYDSGGLDYVTKPVDPDILMLKVKTFYRLYEQTQALKDVQQTLELEVERRKQAQQELRSKVDYLHTLLESLPQIAFTCDKSGNIDFVNGRWFQFSDDATIFPQTYPGDRSIAAALHGSLQSGEPLEMEVRLKKSICGEYSYQLLRVWPILQNSESNWIGTFTDIDAQKRAEKEKDEFLSIASHELKTPLTSIKAYMQLLDRKLKLEEESAEAKYVHRVQGQIDKLNSLISDLLDLSKIDNGKLLINKKVFSLEHMVKSAVDSIVQTHDQSSMKLIRTGDITAVQIYGDEIRLEQVLVNFLTNAYKYAAGTEKVIVDCTVVDDAVKISVIDFGIGIPAEKQADVFEKFYRVEETSFDFQGLGIGLYICAEIIRSHQGTIGVESSGERGATFYFTLPLN comes from the coding sequence ATGATATTAATTGTCGATGATAATCCGGATAATATATACTCTTTACAAAAATTGCTGGAATCCAAGAATTTTAAAGTTGACACCGCTCAATCTGGGGAAGAAGCTTTAAAAAAGATCCTAAAAAATAATTATGCATTAATCATATTGGATGTTCAAATGCCGGATATGGACGGCTTTGAAGTCGCCGAAAATATTGCCGGATTTAGTAAGACAAAGGAAACACCGATCATATTTTTGTCTGCGGTCAATACAGATAAAAGATTTATTACGAAAGGCTATGACTCCGGTGGTTTGGATTATGTTACCAAACCTGTTGATCCCGATATTCTGATGTTGAAAGTCAAGACGTTTTATCGGCTTTATGAGCAAACGCAGGCATTGAAAGATGTTCAGCAGACGCTGGAGCTGGAAGTGGAAAGACGAAAGCAGGCGCAGCAGGAGCTTCGATCGAAAGTAGACTATTTGCATACGCTCTTGGAATCGCTTCCTCAAATTGCATTTACTTGTGACAAGAGCGGCAATATTGATTTTGTTAATGGCCGCTGGTTTCAATTTTCTGACGACGCCACTATTTTTCCGCAGACCTATCCTGGAGATCGGTCTATTGCTGCCGCGCTTCATGGTAGCCTTCAGTCAGGTGAACCTTTGGAGATGGAAGTTCGCTTGAAAAAGAGCATTTGCGGTGAATACTCGTACCAGTTGTTACGTGTATGGCCAATCCTGCAGAATAGCGAAAGTAACTGGATAGGGACTTTTACCGATATTGACGCACAGAAGCGGGCGGAAAAAGAGAAAGATGAATTTCTGAGCATTGCCAGTCATGAGTTGAAAACACCGTTGACAAGTATAAAGGCTTATATGCAGTTGCTTGACCGTAAGTTGAAATTGGAAGAGGAAAGTGCGGAAGCAAAGTATGTTCATCGGGTGCAAGGACAAATAGATAAACTCAACAGTCTTATATCGGATCTTTTAGATCTATCAAAAATTGATAACGGGAAGTTGCTTATCAATAAAAAAGTATTCTCACTTGAGCATATGGTGAAAAGTGCCGTCGACTCCATTGTTCAGACGCATGACCAAAGCAGCATGAAGCTTATTCGAACCGGTGATATCACAGCGGTACAAATATACGGTGATGAGATCCGTCTTGAGCAGGTATTGGTGAATTTCTTGACGAATGCATACAAATATGCTGCAGGTACAGAAAAAGTCATCGTTGATTGTACGGTTGTCGATGACGCCGTGAAGATCAGTGTAATCGACTTCGGAATAGGGATACCTGCGGAGAAGCAAGCCGATGTTTTTGAGAAATTTTATCGTGTGGAAGAAACGTCATTTGACTTCCAGGGACTCGGGATAGGCCTTTACATCTGCGCCGAAATTATACGAAGCCATCAGGGAACGATTGGTGTGGAGAGTTCGGGTGAGCGTGGTGCAACCTTCTATTTTACCTTACCATTAAATTAA
- a CDS encoding response regulator, which translates to MPNSKTLSNLTWGIGFSLVVLLISSTASYIGIQEQNRHRQELAVTRKIISTSTSLLASLQGAETGNRGFLLTGKESYLEPFNNALESLPKELQEIEALTKQDPVQKVRVDSLVIAAKWRLDILKQSVATKRKGGVFGLAQLDESKMAMDKCRAIIKDINQYEEDNIDRKSANLDNSSFITTLFIVISALLSLIITSYFYFRLRADFLKRAALEKSLREKDEGISRRLNLVQKITNRIALGDYDVKAEEIGDDDLGEIAKAVNRMSKALKKSFEQLTENDWLHAGYAKLYTGLMGNKSEQTIAADSIKSLVGYTGAISGAIYIFNDDKLELSGTYGLDMQTQQYFLPGEGYIGQVFVDRESKILQNLHATDYVVSFANGKIHVQHIIFLPMLVDDQVLGVLEVGQMESFTAVEQVFLTECARQIGIALVSAKGRAKIQTLLEETQVQSEELLTQHAELESLNTELEAQTLRLQSSEEELKVQHEELMQSNQELEERSRLLEDKNLMIAERNQEIQQKAEELALSTKYKSEFLANMSHELRTPLNSILLLSRLLSENVEKNLNSDQIESAKVIQSSGTSLLTLIDEILDLSKIESGKMTLDYASLDLHDILSDLNSLFLPIVKEKGLAFKTTVSAKIAPRFEGDRLRIDQVLRNLISNAIKFTKEGEVRLEIYEDPSDHDRLVFAVVDSGIGIPLEKQKIIFEAFQQADGSTRRKFGGTGLGLSISREIARLLGGEIRLESEVGKGSTFLFIIPKSKVEVKEILTKEQQLVEEISSEVEEVIEIVKEDTYNPVTIRIPEEIPDDRDTVAEGDKVILIVEDDVNFAKALLKYTHTQNYKGVVVVRGDHALPAAQKYHPVAILLDIQLPIMDGWAVMDQLKGNKATRHIPVHIMSSLEVKKESLLKGAIDFINKPVALEQMTSVFQKIESALSRSPKKVLIVEENPKHASALSYFLSSFNISLEVKDNVSDSITALRTADVDCVILDMGVPDEMGYHTLEAIKQHEGLENLPIIIFTGKNLSKAEELKIKKYADSVVVKTAHSYQRILDEVGLFLHLIEVNNSDDARRKNNGLGALTDVLKGKRVLVADDDVRNIFSMTKALEKFQVKVIPAMDGKEALEVLTSGEPIDIVLMDMMMPEMDGYETIKNIRQHVDYARLPIIAVTAKSMIGDREKCIQAGASDYISKPVDIDQLLSLLRVWLYEN; encoded by the coding sequence ATGCCAAATAGTAAGACACTCAGTAATCTAACGTGGGGGATCGGTTTTTCATTGGTCGTGCTGCTTATTAGTTCTACAGCATCCTACATTGGTATACAGGAACAAAATAGGCATCGCCAGGAGCTTGCGGTAACAAGAAAAATTATTAGCACTTCAACTAGTTTACTTGCTTCTTTACAAGGGGCTGAAACCGGAAACCGGGGCTTTCTTCTGACTGGGAAAGAAAGCTATTTAGAACCTTTTAATAATGCATTAGAAAGTTTGCCCAAAGAATTGCAGGAGATAGAAGCACTCACCAAGCAGGATCCGGTACAGAAGGTTCGGGTAGACAGTCTTGTAATTGCGGCAAAATGGCGGCTCGACATTTTAAAGCAATCAGTTGCAACGAAGAGAAAGGGTGGCGTGTTCGGCTTAGCGCAACTGGATGAGAGTAAAATGGCCATGGACAAGTGCCGCGCAATTATCAAGGATATTAATCAGTATGAGGAAGATAATATCGATAGGAAATCGGCTAATCTGGATAATTCTTCGTTTATTACAACCTTGTTTATTGTTATCAGTGCCTTGCTTTCCCTTATTATTACCAGCTATTTTTATTTCAGATTACGTGCCGACTTTTTAAAACGTGCAGCACTCGAGAAATCATTACGTGAGAAGGACGAAGGTATTTCTAGACGACTAAATTTGGTTCAGAAGATCACAAACCGGATCGCTTTGGGGGATTATGATGTCAAGGCAGAGGAGATCGGAGACGATGATCTCGGCGAAATTGCGAAAGCCGTCAATAGGATGTCCAAAGCGTTGAAAAAATCGTTTGAACAGCTAACAGAGAATGATTGGCTTCATGCGGGCTATGCTAAACTTTACACTGGATTAATGGGGAATAAGAGCGAGCAAACAATTGCTGCGGATTCCATCAAAAGCCTTGTCGGCTATACCGGTGCTATCAGTGGTGCGATCTATATTTTTAACGATGACAAGTTGGAACTTTCTGGGACATACGGTTTGGATATGCAGACACAGCAGTATTTTTTACCAGGCGAAGGCTACATCGGACAGGTATTTGTGGACCGGGAATCTAAGATACTTCAAAACCTGCATGCTACGGATTACGTGGTTAGCTTTGCCAATGGAAAGATCCATGTGCAGCATATTATTTTTTTACCGATGCTGGTTGATGATCAAGTGCTGGGTGTATTGGAAGTTGGCCAAATGGAGAGTTTTACTGCGGTAGAACAAGTATTTTTGACTGAATGTGCCCGACAGATTGGTATTGCACTAGTTTCAGCAAAAGGAAGGGCGAAAATCCAGACATTGTTGGAGGAAACACAGGTACAGTCTGAAGAGCTATTAACGCAACATGCCGAGCTTGAAAGCCTAAATACTGAATTGGAGGCGCAGACATTGCGTTTGCAGTCTTCAGAGGAAGAGCTCAAAGTGCAACACGAGGAACTGATGCAGTCCAATCAAGAACTAGAGGAACGCTCACGATTGCTTGAAGATAAGAATTTGATGATTGCCGAACGAAATCAGGAAATTCAGCAGAAAGCAGAAGAATTGGCGCTGAGTACTAAATATAAATCTGAGTTTTTGGCTAATATGTCCCATGAACTCCGTACACCACTCAATTCGATATTGCTGCTATCTCGTTTGCTATCGGAGAATGTAGAGAAAAACTTAAATTCAGATCAGATTGAATCAGCTAAAGTCATTCAAAGTTCAGGGACGAGTTTGTTAACCTTGATTGATGAGATTTTGGACCTATCGAAAATTGAGTCCGGTAAAATGACCTTAGATTATGCGTCGTTGGATCTGCATGATATTTTGTCCGATTTGAATAGCCTGTTTTTACCCATTGTAAAGGAGAAGGGTTTGGCTTTTAAGACGACTGTCAGTGCTAAGATCGCACCTCGCTTTGAGGGAGATCGGCTTCGCATCGATCAGGTACTCCGTAATTTGATTTCAAATGCGATAAAATTTACCAAAGAAGGCGAAGTACGTCTGGAAATCTATGAAGATCCAAGTGATCACGATCGATTGGTATTCGCTGTAGTCGATTCGGGTATTGGTATACCACTTGAAAAGCAGAAAATTATTTTTGAAGCCTTCCAACAAGCTGATGGCTCAACGAGGCGGAAGTTTGGCGGTACTGGCCTAGGACTTTCTATTAGCCGGGAGATTGCACGTTTGCTTGGTGGAGAGATCAGGTTGGAAAGCGAAGTGGGTAAAGGTAGTACCTTTTTGTTCATTATTCCGAAGTCCAAAGTTGAAGTTAAAGAGATATTGACGAAGGAGCAGCAATTGGTTGAGGAGATATCTTCGGAAGTAGAAGAGGTGATTGAGATTGTTAAAGAAGATACCTATAATCCGGTCACAATTAGGATCCCCGAGGAGATTCCAGATGATCGAGATACGGTTGCAGAGGGAGACAAGGTGATTTTGATTGTGGAGGATGATGTTAATTTTGCCAAGGCACTTTTGAAATATACACATACACAAAACTATAAAGGTGTAGTTGTTGTTCGTGGTGACCATGCACTTCCAGCTGCGCAGAAGTATCATCCAGTTGCTATTCTGCTCGATATTCAATTGCCAATTATGGATGGATGGGCTGTCATGGATCAATTGAAAGGTAATAAGGCTACGCGGCATATTCCAGTGCATATCATGTCTTCGCTTGAGGTGAAGAAAGAAAGTTTATTAAAAGGGGCGATCGATTTTATTAATAAACCTGTTGCGTTGGAACAAATGACTTCGGTATTCCAAAAAATTGAATCGGCATTAAGCCGTTCGCCGAAGAAGGTGCTTATTGTTGAAGAGAATCCAAAGCATGCAAGTGCATTGTCTTATTTTTTAAGTAGTTTTAATATATCACTTGAAGTAAAAGATAATGTTTCGGATAGTATCACTGCTTTACGTACAGCAGATGTGGATTGTGTGATTTTGGATATGGGTGTGCCTGACGAAATGGGATATCATACGTTGGAAGCCATCAAGCAGCATGAAGGACTGGAGAACCTGCCGATCATTATCTTTACAGGTAAGAATCTGTCCAAAGCTGAAGAATTGAAAATTAAGAAATACGCAGACTCCGTTGTTGTAAAGACGGCTCATTCTTATCAACGGATTTTGGATGAGGTCGGCTTATTTCTTCATTTGATTGAGGTTAATAATTCAGACGACGCAAGAAGGAAGAACAATGGACTTGGTGCGTTGACCGACGTGTTGAAGGGCAAGAGGGTCCTTGTTGCTGATGATGACGTCAGGAATATCTTCTCGATGACTAAAGCGTTGGAAAAATTTCAAGTGAAGGTAATTCCTGCAATGGACGGTAAGGAAGCGTTGGAAGTATTGACATCAGGAGAACCTATTGATATTGTATTGATGGACATGATGATGCCCGAGATGGATGGTTACGAAACTATTAAGAATATCAGACAACATGTAGATTATGCCAGACTACCAATCATCGCTGTTACGGCAAAGTCAATGATCGGGGACCGTGAAAAATGTATTCAGGCAGGCGCGTCGGACTACATCTCGAAGCCGGTGGATATTGATCAACTACTTTCTTTATTGCGTGTGTGGCTATATGAAAATTGA
- a CDS encoding response regulator has product MKIEDEGFMDQNKVILIVDDDQRNIFALRLTLKAKGYQVLSSTSASEAIEILETNKGVALILMDMMMPEIDGYEAIQLIRNSSLLGKIPVIAVTAQAMSGDREKCLEAGAQSYVSKPIDVDKLMGEIERLI; this is encoded by the coding sequence ATGAAAATTGAGGATGAAGGATTTATGGATCAGAATAAGGTAATATTAATTGTGGACGACGATCAACGCAATATTTTTGCATTGCGTTTGACGTTGAAAGCGAAGGGATATCAAGTGTTGAGCAGCACGAGTGCAAGCGAGGCTATCGAGATCTTGGAGACGAATAAAGGTGTAGCGCTGATATTGATGGATATGATGATGCCTGAAATCGATGGCTATGAGGCGATTCAGCTGATCCGAAATTCGAGTTTGCTGGGCAAAATTCCAGTTATTGCCGTGACAGCGCAGGCGATGAGTGGAGACCGGGAGAAATGCTTGGAAGCTGGAGCCCAGTCTTATGTCTCGAAGCCGATTGATGTTGATAAATTGATGGGTGAAATTGAACGGTTAATCTAA